The Bombus huntii isolate Logan2020A chromosome 18, iyBomHunt1.1, whole genome shotgun sequence genome contains the following window.
gacgctgttcccgccggaagacgcgaacgcgagccaaccggcgccatcctccccctcctccgtcgacgacgacgacgacgacgacgaggagacggcgacgacgaccgcgacgggatggagcgaggaactgcgagtcagcgacgaggagctcttcgaagcggccaggaggacggcgtcccgcgacgtggcgccaGGCCCCGACNNNNNNNNNNNNNNNNNNNNNNNNNNNNNNNNNNNNNNNNNNNNNNNNNNNNNNNNNNNNNNNNNNNNNNNNNNNNNNNNNNNNNNNNNNNNNNNNNNNNCCTTTCCCCTGTCCTTGTCTCCGGggacttgtattataatggcgcccgtcatcgccttcttcatctcgaggcgctccgtgccgagctccgatagcgggatcctcgttcttgccgcttccaggacgtcggcgtacgacatcctcgccccctctttcaacgtcagggtcaccgcggatgttcgcggtgcgcgagggggcgtgaccaccttgggtgtccgcggtggtcctctctgcgtagcgggggcgctcgccttcggtgcgcccgtcgtcctgccggcctggggttgccgctgttgttgctgccgtacccgcgtcggtggtggcgcggtcggacctttcctcgccgcctctcctccggcggcggcggcggctgccttcgcctcgctcgccttcttcctgtttctcctccttttcttcgtcgtctccacCAGCTCCCATCCGCCGTCCTCCCGTTCCCTTCGGGGCGGCGTCGGTTGGGCGACGGGAGGGTCGACGGGGCGGTCCCCGCTGGGTCGTGCTTCGGGGGTGCGTTGACTTCGCGCGTCCccgaatcgttcttcgatggtcCTGAGAATGGAGGGTCCCAGTTCCCGGACCGCTCTCTCCAGGGCGTCCAGACGCGTCCTGTTCTCGGTTCCGCCTTCCCACGCGGGGCGGGCGTATTCGGGAGCCGCGTCGGAGCATCGCGGGCACTCGTTGATGCGAGCGGCCAGTCTCCTCAGCTCCTGGCGGAGGGCTGCGTTCTCCCCCTCCAGCACGGACAGCCTCGCGTCCACGTCGTCGGTGGCACGCGCTGGCCTTTCCCTCCTCGCGGATTCCTCGTTCCAGGCGGCGGTGATATagctcgccgcgttcttcagggacctgatgtaggtccccttcaggttcgacgacgtcgtcgcgacgtgcatgatttcagacacgtgcatcgtcaggcccgcgctgatttccgccggagaactcgtcctcatctgcacctccaactcttcggacaccaccggtgttgtcgcggctgccgttctcttcctcttacccctggacgccatcgaagccagcgacgaacgcgaggcgatcgaggcgaccgactcctcgtcgtcggacctcgcccgcccccgcgatccccccgccatcggtgacgtaccgtcgtccatcgtggccggcgcgagaaaaacgtactcggacctgttcgcggctctcagcgaacgtctcgtcgccttcctcggaggctcctccgcggtctccatcctgtcgtcctctgaatgtcctcctgccgttatcctcctcctctctcccgttgtttcatcgccagtcgtagaaacgcgtccgggggcctggcggtccaccctcgaacggccgtggtcgcgagatatcgacgcagcggggcccacttcactacccgcgactgcgccggtactggggtatccctcccctgcaccgtaaactttgtcgtttatgttctccatttccatattgttgttcgtttttcgccgaggtcgtcgtcgaagtctccgtcctggtgccactcactctttcgcgccctgccccggtcgaagccggtgcagggcgacagggagccccgcgagaaggtgaggtgagtggtcttgacaggcatgggcccgccaacttctccgaagttctccgcaccggatcggcgaaccgacgggtgccaagggcaccgatcggccgccacccgactgtaagagaacatcagatccatcggggtttcccagggcatggtcctatgccccgggaacccatgcccgcctcgtgctccccaacctaaccccaacctaaccccaacctaaccccaacctaaccccaacctaaccccaacctaaccccaacctaaccccaacctaaccccaacctaaccccaacctaaccccaacctaaccccaacctaaccccaacctaaccccaacctaacccaacctaaccccaacctaaccccaacctaaccccaacctaaccccaacctaaccccaacctaacctaaccccaacctaaccccaacctaaccccaacctaaccccaacctaaccccaacctaaccccaacctaaccccaacctaaccccaacctaaccccaacctaaccccaacctaaccccaacctaaccccaacctaaccccaacctaaccccaacctaaccccaacctaaccccaacctaacctaaccccaacctaaccccaacctaaccccaacctaaccccaacctaaccccaacctaaccccaacctaaccccaacctaaccccaacctaaccccaacctaaccccaacctaaccccaacctaaccccaacctaaccccaacctaaccccaacctaaccccaacctaaccccaacctaaccccaacctaaccccaacctaaccccaaccttttttttttttttttttttttttcgtggagaaatcctcatggacacccgctaggcgggtagtgtcggactcttaccgactaaaactccacggtggcctgtcctgacgcctgagtcgagatgcacccgggatctctcccgaattactaccggttacccccgggcgtctatctctccttacgtcgaagggaggcgtccttgatcttcttggaacgctagggggggaccacgccccctagcgcctcgctcctattgcgtcgttctggggaccccgtccccctgacgcctcttcctggtttccacgcgctcctacggcggccgcggcggcgccggtggcggcgtcgcgccccCGTAGCGCGTCGTATTCCTAGGGCGCTGCGACCTCCTGGAcgggtcgcgatctcgttccctgctacgttccgcccgctccttcgccagcatgacctgctcgcagtaggtgcggacagcggagtactcctggcgccctctgagcatggccgcgacgaccgcttcgggggctaagctctcgccgatttcgagccgcaggacgcgtcgtggttccgcccacgccgggcagaactccagcgtgtgctgcgccgtgtcctcctcttcctcgcagtggtgacagacggacgtcgtctctcgccgaatccttagcaggtactcgccgaacactccgtggccggtgagcagctgcgtcatcctgaaggtcagcggtgccccgcctcgatccctccacgcctcccagttgggaagcacggcgcgaacggcccggtgcggccgcacggcgtcctcctggatcagctgcgagcgccatcgttcccaggtctccttcctcgcctcctcccggatgttcgaggccggctggccggcggtcggtggcgtcggattcctctggtgttcgtatacgcgttcgagcgccaaggcttgcagctcgaacggcggggaagccgccagcacggtcgccgacgcgtacgatgtcgtcctgtagcctctcgctatgcggatagcggtcgtcctctgcagcctccgcagcaaggtcaggctgcgacggctggtcgccaggcttctggcccagacgggtgccccgtagagaactcgggaccgaaccactccctcgtagaggcggcggactctcgatcccgctccgccgatgttcggtaggaggccgcacagggcgttggccgcggccgtcgccttcgggaccagttgctcgaaatgcggtccgaaggtccacccgctgtcgatcgtgaggcccaggtacctcatctgtcgtcccaccgggacctcttctccgccgatgttcaccgtcagcccggggggaggcgttcctcttcgccgctggtcgaagaaccacagcgcctccgacttggccggcgacaccgtcaggccgagcctCCGAATGGCGCCCACCGCGCATGCCACGGCGTCCTCCGTGCGATTCGCCGTGTcgtgccaccaccgtcccccggccaggaccagggtgtcgtcggcgtagcacaccgttcccgctcccgggggcatcggacatcggaggaccgagtcgtaggccgtgatccagagcaacggacccagcaccgacccctgcggcacgccgcgctcgatccgtcttctctcctccccgtccctgccggcgtagacgatgtacctgtcggcgaggtacgctcgaacgatccccaccaggtacgccgggacctcgaagtggcgcagggcttccaggatcctgccccaggggatggagttgaaggcgttggtgacgtcgagcgacaccgccaccgccaccccctcccgggagaccttgtcctcggccatggccctcagcctcttcaccgcgtccacggtcgagcggccgcggcggaatccgtactggctgtcgtgccatccgggcgtcctctcggtga
Protein-coding sequences here:
- the LOC126875579 gene encoding uncharacterized protein LOC126875579, whose amino-acid sequence is MENINDKVYGEGYPSTGAVAGSEVGPAASISRDHGRSRVDRQAPGRVSTTGDETTGERRRITAGGHSEDDRMETAEEPPRKATRRSLRAANRSEYVFLAPATMDDGTSPMAGGSRGRARSDDEESVASIASRSSLASMASRGKRKRTAAATTPVVSEELEVQMRTSSPAEISAGLTMHVSEIMHVATTSSNLKGTYIRSLKNAASYITAAWNEESARRERPARATDDVDARLSVLEGENAALRQELRRLAARINECPRCSDAAPEYARPAWEGGTENRTRLDALERAVRELGPSILRTIEERFGDARSQRTPEARPSGDRPVDPPVAQPTPPRREREDGGWELLGIELLCNACIYGCCGFPNVNQLINLRKRLHLSAQTLYNNSVPYWQHSVSKIHLSNLERKNGNETIDTAYTI